One genomic segment of Styela clava chromosome 3, kaStyClav1.hap1.2, whole genome shotgun sequence includes these proteins:
- the LOC120342541 gene encoding uncharacterized protein LOC120342541: MFFPSALSFQQLFALRYSQGWDDGVNFFLVFDYSVLIAWSREIYSGNDIEFERLQGVWFLTLGVDVSSWNVLWKCHVVAPFNVTENGMSLYYYNLSKNKSQNPHSFAEDLYRDHLGQIWHNQKFEKSWEKIETELYQEQLSVGTKIRPPSKGEPLFYSHPHDYSTDYSTFFSILTPMEAGQGLLQFFTRTPTINDDNLSELKTFAVEQGIDPNTLVTFGCGDLIPSDYLLA; the protein is encoded by the exons ATGTTTTTTCCCTCTGCACTGTCATTCCAGCAATTATTCGCATTGAGATATTCACAAGGCTGGGATGATGGAGTCAACTTCTTCCTTGTCTTTGATTATTCTGTTCTTATCGCATGGAGTCGAGAAATATATTCAGGAAATGATATTGAATTTGAACGC TTGCAAGGAGTCTGGTTTCTCACACTTGGTGTGGACGTCTCGTCCTGGAACGTATTATGGAAGTGTCATGTTGTTGCACCTTTCAACGTAACAGAGAATGGGATGAGTCTATACTATTATAACTTATCCAA GAATAAATCACAGAATCCTCACTCCTTTGCAGAAGATTTATACCGCGACCACCTGGGTCAAATTTGGCATAATCAGAAGTTTG AGAAAAGCTGGGAAAAGATAGAAACAGAGCTTTATCAAGAACAGCTTTCTGTTGGCACAAAGATAAGACCTCCTTCTAAAG GAGAGCCATTGTTCTACTCCCATCCACATGACTATTCAACCGACTATTCTACTTTCTTTAGTATATTGACTCCAATGGAGGCTG GTCAGGggcttttacaattttttaccAGAACGCCGACAATAAACGATGACAATCTTTCAGAACTCAAAACTTTTGCAGTTGAGCAAGGAATCGACCCAAACACATTAGTGACATTCGGGTGTGGTGACCTGATTCCATCGGATTATCTGTTAGCTTAA
- the LOC120342545 gene encoding uncharacterized protein LOC120342545, whose product MMESTSSLSLIILFLSFAWSREIYSGNDIDFERLQGVWFLTLGLDDSSWNVLWKCHVVAPFNVTDNRMSQYSYNLPKNKPQIPHSFTEDLYRDHLGQIWNNHQFEKSWEKIDTELYQEQLSVDTKMRLPSKGEPLFYSHPHDYSTDYSTFFSILTSMEAGQKLLQFFTRTPTINDDNLSELKAFAVEQGIDPNTLVTFGCGDLNPSDYLLA is encoded by the exons ATGATGGAGTCAACTTCTTCCTTGTCATTGATTATTCTGTTCTTATCGTTCGCATGGAGTCGAGAAATATATTCAGGAAATGACATTGATTTTGAACGC TTGCAAGGAGTTTGGTTTCTCACACTTGGCCTGGACGACTCATCCTGGAACGTATTATGGAAATGTCATGTTGTTGCACCTTTCAACGTAACAGATAATAGGATGAGTCAATACTCGTATAACTTACCCAA GAATAAACCACAGATTCCACACTCCTTTACAGAAGATTTATACCGCGACCATCTGGGTCAAATTTGGAATAATCATCAGTTCG AGAAAAGCTGGGAAAAGATAGATACAGAGCTTTATCAAGAACAACTTTCTGTAGACACAAAGATGAGACTTCCCTCTAAAG GAGAGCCTTTGTTCTACTCTCATCCACATGACTATTCAACCGACTATTCTACTTTCTTTAGTATATTGACTTCAATGGAGGCTG GTCAGAagcttttacaattttttaccAGAACGCCGACAATAAATGATGACAATCTTTCAGAGCTCAAAGCTTTTGCAGTTGAGCAAGGAATCGACCCAAACACATTAGTGACATTCGGGTGTGGTGACCTGAATCCATCGGATTATCTGTTAGCTTAA